aaaaaattaaataattaatcatgtggtacaaaaaatacagaaaaaaaaaaaaaacaaatgatttttctttggagaataaaaacaaatgatttttttttttgcacagcctatatagaaaaaaaaaacagaataggTCAtgtcattttcttattgattagacattaatttttgaaactcaagtttgattaagaaatatatatttagttaagatttatagagtgattaaatcattgatattttaaagataataatttatttgtaaattatatgagtgaggttatttgaggaagattagtgaggtttagtgagtaaatttagtatttgaaaatttgataagaggtgtaaaaagcatagaggtcaagtgagtaaatttggaggttaatATAAAAACTCTTCATTTTTACCCCAAATGGTACCTTAGGCCTTGTTTGTTTCGCGGATTTGAGGACTTGGAAAGGAAAGTTATtcctttcctttgtttggtaaccacaaagTCCGGAAATGCTTTCCTGACATAGGGGAAAGTTGGTGGTAAACTCATTCCACTCAAACTTCGTGGGATTGAGTTTTCTATATATCCCATTTCCCAgcattaattgcaataattttggacaataataccctagcattaattgcttgagtacccttggtagtgttgaaaattcattctaggttgtttttattttaaaatagaagggtattattgaaacattgatatatttttactttccttaatttcctgcaccaaccaaacatcgAAAGGGAAATCAAATGGTATTTCCTGGATGCTTTCCCTTCTTCaccaaacacaggaaatgaaATCTGACGGGAACTTTAGTTTCCTTTCCCCACGGGAAAGATAAGGGAATTGATTTTCCTTCTGTGAATCAAACGAGGACTTAAGTATGTATGCATTTTTTGGTatctataaatttttttttaacccaaaTGGTACCTTAAGTATGTATACATTTGGAGTATGGTACCTTAAGATAAAACTCCAAATACATACTTAAGGTACCATTTGGGGTAAGGAAAAATTTACAGGTACCAAAAAATGCATTTTGTAATAGTTTGGGTAccatttgaagtttttattcaaaaaatacATCCCACGTAGGCAACTTTAACGGAAAAGTTAACGTATGTAATATTTGGTAATGGCGCAATACTTCAGATACTATTTGGGGTACAAAAAATTCATAGGTACCAAAAAATACCTTTCGCAATAGTTCAAGTACCATTTGAAGTTTTTAcccatataatatatatatatatataatttatttattttttaatatggaagttttctcaaatgcTTGACCAAATTAATTCAGAAATAAAGTGCAGATCGATATCATTTTGCATGTACTTATGCACACCACACGCTACATATGGATAATCAACTGGAATTCCCAAGATTTTTCTCTGCTTCTGTGGtggaaaggggaaaaaaagaaaaagggaaacaaACCATTAGGACAATGCCATAACAGTAAACCATCCTTCAAAGACGAAACCCTGCCTCTGTAACTGTGGATGAACCTGTTTTATCTGTTCTCAAGAAATTTTCAGCTGCCAAAATAAATACTAATATTATTTTAGGATTTTACTTCCCTATATAGATGTTATACTTTGAAATCTTTCTTAATATGCTCATCTGTTCGTCTGCATTTTGGTTTTCGGTGTTGTCAGTTGCTGCAAGTAAAACAGGCAGCAGGAAGCAGTCCTTTTGGTTAGGTTCTGCCACGGTTTGATTTGGATGGATGAATAGTTGCTAGGTTAGGAAGAATCTTGAGCCTTATGTTACAGGGTTACATGGAAGTATTATATGTTGTTCCAACGATATATGATGTATAAAGCTATATAGGGCTCTCTAGTCTCTACTGTTGTAAAAAAATATGCGACGGAATTCCTGtaacattaaaataaaataatatggtaATATCTTGGGAAATAAAAACAGGGATATagataagaaaatgaaataaagtaagaaaataatataatatataggtTTTATATAGGAAAACTTATCGAGTCGAGGCGTGCAAGCGCACTGTCCTAAGAGAAGATTCGTCCCCTACTGCACAGGGTTGAATGATGAACTTCCcccaagatacaacaactcttcgagctccgtcgtgcagctaagaagccccattgaacctttatcacccgtgcactcaaaacggtgtataagtaaagtatgtatatgtatagtttgtaagaatatctttgGTAGAGGTATTTGGCTAGAGTGGTTGCATTATGGTGGATTATACGGTCATGCATGTATACCCTCATTATCCGACAATCTAAACTCCCACACATGTGCATGTTTCATGTCTCACCATATGCCTTCCAACCATAGCCACGtacccttatatagggcacacttaccataccatcaatagcctcattaaccatataacggtcaaataataatcatatatttaaaacataaaaccgttaaaccataaatagagaaataaacacaaaataaaataacccccaaaataaataaagaaataaataaaatatattttaattttaaaacataaaatttccaacatcTACAGCTACCAGGAACTTGCTACGCTAATGTTTAAGGGAATCATTGTCGGCAACCTGGCATTAGCCTCTTCAGGTTCTATCTTTAGGTTGGTATTTTACTTGTGGAATAGTATACTAACCATCTAAAAATCGTGGTCTGATGATCATCTTATCACCTACATGATGCTTCACAGAATAGATTGTGATTTGTCAGGACGATAAGGTAAAGCAGAATCACTTCTTGGTAATGGAGTCTGCCGGGGTCACTAGAGTGGTATTATCTATTTGAAGAAGCAAAGAGAAGACAGGAAAGGCTAAGAATTTACATAAGAAGATATAGTTTGGACTTAACTGATAAAGACTTATGGGATAAAGACTTATGGAGAAACGTGGCTCTAGAGTCTAGACAATATAAGTGGCGGGAcatatataagaggtcaggagttcgagccccatcaagggtgggaatggagtggggttttttttttttaaaaaaaaaaaaaaaaaaaaaaaaaaaaatagagtctAGACAATATAAGTGGCGGGACATTCTTGCATCTAACCTTAAGGCTTtttgttatgattttatgaAGAAAGTCTGGGAAAGTAAAATGTTTATGAAAGTAGGAATTTTTTAGGACAACTTctggttgttgttgttcttgctgTTACATaatatttaattttcattttagtTTTTGTGTGTGCATGCTTGAATTGTTGTAACCTAATGTTAAGTGGGCGATCGTAGTGAAATACGGATAACTGTTTATGTCTTACCCGGTAGAGAATCAAGTCGTGGTTATGAGCCACATGGCATTTGCAACTTTTGTACTAGCATCAATTAAAATGATTGCTCTAAACTAAGATCCTGCATTTAATGGAAGTATTGACCTGTTTCAGAAATTTCTTTgcaaatataaatttaaaagtaCTCTACCTTCAGGTGGTAGTTTTTGGTTTCTGGAAATTGGTCATGAGTACCCTCTAGAGGAAAGGGTGGTCCAGTTCAAGATGTTGATTTTAGAATTCACTCTAATATTTGGAGTATCATGTGGTTTTCTTAGGATTTGACAGTTTGAAACTTATTGTGTTACATGATCAAGTTTTATCTAATTGGTTATTGCTCTTTATTGTGGAAGAAAATACTATGTACTCAAGGATTGTTCTTTCATTTGATGTTTTACTAATTTACTTATATTCATCAGGTGGAAGCTCAACTTCATGCCAGTTCCATTGAACTCATAGAGGTTCCTCACCGAGGTTCCTTGTTCTGTTGTAATTTCATATAAAATGTTGTATCCCGTTGTTCTTCCTACCATTTCCACATCCTTAGACATTCTAATGTGGAGTTGGTACGTACATGAAACTCCATGTACCGGATGTACCCTGCAAAACAACATGAACTTGGGCATGATCGATTAATGTCTTTAGATTTTAGAATGATCCATCGTTACTAGACTAATAGTGAACCCTAGGCACCATGCAAGGACGAACATTTTCTGTATTGTATAATAAACTTcagaaatattattttatttgttcttttttgggTTTAAATCCATGTCAATGCTGATTACAAGGAGTCTGTAATGTATGTCTGTGGCAATCCTTTTGAATTCATGGTTAAGCTAGTTTCTTCATATTAGTGACCAGCCAGGGCTCGTAGTATAGTTAGTGGTTTAAGTTTCTCACCTGGGCCATAGCTTTGAGATGTTCAAAACTAGCTGGAGTGCTCCTACTCAAGTAATTTTTCTGCCTCGTCATGAACTACAATTTGATAGCATGGCCGGAAAGTCTCCAGAAATTTCATTTGACCTCAAACTTAAAATTCTAAGACTTCAAAGTCTTTCCTGATCCACGGTACTTCCTGTTAGGCTGTTATTTCTGAGACTTAAACTCCTCGAATGCGGCAATGCTTGGGGACTTTGTTGTCACTTAGATGCAGTGTTTGAAGCATATTCAGCTGAACTAAGGAGCTAGGAGGAATATCCCAGGATAGGGTGTTCATACTATGCTAGGTGGAGTTATTCCATTTAATATGGAATTTGAAAGATCAATGAATCCAGGATATGGGATTTTGCTTTATAGAAGCAGGGATTTCACTGtctatgggcttgttctatccctacagagaaaagagacgacggaagtgtgggatcggaccccacgaggcaaaatgccaccttccgtgctcctcctcccctccatcaaaatgacaacaagcacttctaaatattgaagtgaaccaaatccgataagaggataatgtagcggacttatttactaagtcgttaccaaaatccaccttcgagaaacatgtgaagagcatcggattgagaaagttatccgaactcccatgattgtagcaatcagggggagatattgacatcagggggaggcatgatgtctacatgttcgatctcgaagagtgaaggacgtgttgtgctctttttgtccttcgaccaaggttatttttgtcccacagggtttttgttacctggcaaggtttttaacgaggcaacaatcaaagcgtcatcaccaagtttgagcggcacaagggggagtgttgaaggatatcaacataatgtgtgcctctacaaactagggtttagagttgtaataggaatgtgttttaggtattcaattgtaatcggattctattaccttttgggtaccttgtaacccTTTATTTAAAGGGCTTCTAtaatcaatgataacacacaattctattctcctacaacagaaaCGAGGTTAAATGAAATTTCCCAAAACCATTTGGGAATCAAATACAAGTGCATAGTTCTAGGAACTGGACTTGTCAAATGGTTGAAAGAAACATCAAAATATCAGCCATGAAAGAAAGAGTTCCCAAACCATCTGGCAGTGTCCCATTCAGTTCTTCAGTCGAAAACTCAGCCACGAAATACGAAGCAATGACCACAAAGAACTGGTACGTACGGGACAATATATGAGTAAAATATTGTCCACAGTTGGTTCAAATGTCCGTCAAGCTGAACCAACCATTCTGGTAAATTACTAACCATATAATTCTTGATTTGTTTCCCAAATCCAAGAACTGCAGACTAGGCAATGGACCCCTAGAATGCATGCAGTTCCCTCTTCTCGGAACCTGAGGTAAGGTAGTTATTCCTCAATTGATAGGTACGTAGAAAAGGTTCAGGTTGCAAAGTTTACCTATGGAACTCGGAATCCCACCTTCGACATAAAAAACAGTGAGGGCTGTCATATTGCCAATCGAAGCAGGTATCAGTATCTTAGATCAATGACTTGTAACTTTTTCCATCTTCCTCGGAAGCTTGCTGTATATAAGAATCTATTCCCAGACACCAGACAGATAGAAACGTCAAACTTGGCAGTTCACTGAAAACAAGAGGCCAGGGATCCTTCCATACAAGCCAATAGCAGATTCATTGTATACAGAAAGTAACAAGACTATTGATACTGAGGAACCAATTAAAATATCTGAATTGAAACTGTTAGAATCAAATAGTATTAGTATCGTGGACAATGGATCGAGGACATCAGACAATTAATGCCTTATTAGTCAACTATCCAAGGTTATCAACAGATAATGCATTACCAATTGAAGGTTATGATCAGATAATGAATGGTAAAGCTGGGACGACATGTCAAGAATCTGCAAGCTTTACAAAAAGGAAAGGGGAAAAAATAAACATATTacaaaagaaaacccaaaaaagaaaaatatttctgcTCATCTTCAATTGCTCTTCCCAAAATGTTCATTACATGAGATATTTAGAAGTCTTAGGCTGCATGGAACTtccaagaagaaagagagagaattgtTGTTCCTTTCCATCCAATGGTGAGGCATTTCCCATTCATATCCAATGTGCATGATTTCCCACATGCAAATTGCTTAGCAGTAAGGTCTGCTTGGTACAACGATGACAAGCTAAGCTCCGCTTCCACCATTCCAAACTTTGCAAACAAACTCCTCCAAACATCAATCTTCATGTGCCTGAATTTCCTCTCTTCTTCACTTGCTATAATATTTGTAATCTGTTGCGCCAAAAAAGTCTCTTCCAATTCCCTCCTGTATGGACTGGAATTATCCATACAGACATCAAGGCAATCAAAATAAGCACTATAGTAGAAGACCGCTGCATTGAAACGGTCTTCAAAAACTGGTGAATAGAGATTTGCTTCGATTTCTGTGATCACCATTAGACATGGATTGAGCTTTCTGAGCTCTGTTATTGCAGATTCCAAGCAATCAGGTAGGGTCCTCATGCTGCTTCGCATTAGACAACAGTAGACTGCAGTTGCTTCACCATCCTCAGACTCGAATCCATCTTCATTGAGGTTGTTGATGTCTGTAACCGTTGCTATTTTAAATGAAAAGGGCAAATGTAATGCCTCAGCAAACTGAGCCAACCTTTTGCCGGTGTCCTCTAGCTTTTGTCTTGATGCAGTTCCACTTCCAACTGCAGTAACTTTTAGCATCTCAATTGGTTGTTCACATCTTGACGCAAGAGCTTGCATCAACACTATGCAGTGCCCCCCACTTCTGATCTCAAGGTCAATGAAATGAACTCTTTTGGCCGATGCTACACTTTCCACAATTGCTTGGATCCCGGCAAACTGAGTTACTTGATAGAAGGGAAGTTTGAGGAAACAAGCAAAGAAAGCAGGACAACAAGCAATTGTGTTTTCTAAATGCATTGCAAGTAAATCCTTACTTTCTGAGCCCTTAGACGTGTTTCTCCCAGTTTCCCTATCTGTCCTTTCTCGAAGAGCtttagaaaaataataaacaacTCTCTGAACAGTATTTCCAGTGCTGGAAGATAGGAAATGGCATAGATTCTGCAGTTTTCTCGCCCTATCATATTGTTGCTTTCCAACCTTATCTGCAAAAGCTAAAAGAAGGTGTGCAAGCTCAACCT
This portion of the Rosa chinensis cultivar Old Blush chromosome 1, RchiOBHm-V2, whole genome shotgun sequence genome encodes:
- the LOC112182133 gene encoding DELLA protein GAI1, whose product is MRAAGARFIQFSSQKYADDSIPKHVLGCAPIGLSDQEVKEVELAHLLLAFADKVGKQQYDRARKLQNLCHFLSSSTGNTVQRVVYYFSKALRERTDRETGRNTSKGSESKDLLAMHLENTIACCPAFFACFLKLPFYQVTQFAGIQAIVESVASAKRVHFIDLEIRSGGHCIVLMQALASRCEQPIEMLKVTAVGSGTASRQKLEDTGKRLAQFAEALHLPFSFKIATVTDINNLNEDGFESEDGEATAVYCCLMRSSMRTLPDCLESAITELRKLNPCLMVITEIEANLYSPVFEDRFNAAVFYYSAYFDCLDVCMDNSSPYRRELEETFLAQQITNIIASEEERKFRHMKIDVWRSLFAKFGMVEAELSLSSLYQADLTAKQFACGKSCTLDMNGKCLTIGWKGTTILSLSSWKFHAA